A window from Vigna angularis cultivar LongXiaoDou No.4 chromosome 7, ASM1680809v1, whole genome shotgun sequence encodes these proteins:
- the LOC108337643 gene encoding subtilisin-like protease Glyma18g48580, which yields MITSEKIYIREPVEDIIFHLFKLNQLKMAFSIFKLFLSSIILCTMLQPYTEALRKTYIVYLGEHSHGPNPSLRDLESATNSHHDLLAPVLGSLEKAKEVVMYSYNKHINGFAAQLEEEEASEIAKHPSIISVFLSKVYKLHTTRSWDFLGMEKYGGIPAESAWWKGKFGEDTVIGNLDSGVWPEHPSFSDNGYGPLPSTWRGNGVCQIDHVSLPNKTFCNRKLIGARIFSNGYEAQNGKLDPSKHTARDFVGHGTHTMSIAAGNFAPGATVFGNGNGTAKGGSPKARIAAYKVCWSTNDAGSCHEADILQAFDHAINDGVDVISASIGGSNPYIEAFFTDGISIGAFHAVARNIVVVCSAGNDGPAPRTVVNVAPWTFTVAASTIDRDFFTNISLGKNHHLKGASLNRGLPSRKYYPLVHAANAGLLNATIDDARLCKPGTLDTTKIKGNILICIRRDKTSSIAQSYEAGNAGAVGVFVVNDDKSGNTLLAEPYSIPGANVDPYEDADIDEREWWGKGGSDKNNSRKLAAYMTVARTHLGIKPAPIMAGFSSKGPSAVQPLILKPDVTAPGVNILAAYSLAASPSNLPSDRRRIPFNMQQGTSMSGPHVAGIAGLLKTLHPDWSPAAIKSAIMTTATTLDNNNLPIRDAFDQIASPFDYGSGHIQPNHAMDPGLVYDMRTRDYLNFICAHDHSQTFLRYFNSISYNCPESYNIENLNYPSITVANRGMNPINVTRTVTNVGTPTSTYVVRANITEGFKVLVEPSSLSFKTIGEKKTFRVILQAMSWPSNGFPVFGNLSWTDGNHTVTSPIVVL from the exons ATGATTACCTCTGAAAAGATTTATATAAGGGAGCCAGTTGAAGATATCATTTTCCACCTATTCAAACTAAACCAGTTGAAGATGGCATTTTCCATCTTCAAACTTTTCCTATCATCAATCATTCTTTGTACCATGTTGCAGCCATACACTGAAGCTCTCAGAAAG ACCTATATTGTATACTTGGGAGAACATTCTCACGGTCCAAATCCTTCCCTTCGTGATCTTGAGTCAGCCACAAATTCTCACCATGATTTACTGGCTCCAGTCCTGGGAAG CCTTGAGAAAGCAAAGGAAGTAGTGATGTACTCGTACAATAAGCACATAAATGGCTTTGCTGCACAGCTTGAAGAGGAAGAGGCATCAGAGATTGCAA AACACCCAAGTATAATTTCTGTGTTCTTGAGCAAAGTGTATAAATTGCACACTACCAGATCATGGGACTTTCTTGGGATGGAAAAATATGGAGGAATTCCTGCAGAATCAGCTTGGTGGAAGGGAAAATTTGGAGAAGATACAGTTATTGGTAATCTGGATTCAG GCGTTTGGCCCGAACACCCAAGTTTCAGCGACAACGGATATGGTCCTCTGCCATCAACGTGGCGTGGGAACGGAGTCTGTCAGATTGACCATGTTTCTCTTCCAAACAAGACATTCTGTAACAG GAAGTTGATTGGAGCAAGAATCTTCAGCAACGGTTACGAGGCACAGAATGGGAAACTCGATCCTTCAAAACACACGGCACGTGACTTTGTTGGCCACGGCACCCATACCATGTCAATTGCTGCTGGTAACTTTGCTCCTGGTGCAACTGTCTTTGGCAATGGCAATGGCACTGCAAAGGGTGGATCCCCAAAGGCTCGTATCGCTGCATACAAAGTGTGTTGGTCTACAAATGATGCTGGTAGCTGCCATGAAGCAGACATTCTACAAGCGTTTGATCATGCCATAAATGATGGTGTTGATGTCATCTCTGCTTCCATCGGTGGCTCTAATCCTTATATTGAAGCCTTCTTCACAGATGGGATTTCCATAGGGGCATTCCATGCAGTTGCTAGAAACATAGTTGTAGTTTGCTCTGCTGGGAACGATGGACCAGCACCTAGAACTGTCGTAAATGTTGCACCCTGGACTTTCACAGTTGCTGCCAGTACAATCGACAGGGATTTTTTCACCAACATTTCTCTTGGTAAAAATCACCACCTTAAG GGAGCCAGTCTTAATAGAGGCTTACCATCACGGAAATATTATCCATTGGTTCATGCTGCCAATGCTGGACTTCTTAATGCGACAATTGATGACGC TCGACTTTGCAAACCGGGAACGCTTGATACTACCAAAATAAAGGGAAACATATTGATCTGCATTCGACGTGATAAAACATCATCAATAGCTCAGAGTTACGAAGCTGGTAATGCTGGCGCAGTGGGAGTGTTTGTGGTCAATGACGACAAAAGTGGCAACACACTTCTAGCCGAGCCTTATAGTATACCAGGTGCAAATGTAGATCCCTATGAGGACGCGGATATAGATGAACGTGAATGGTGGGGAAAAGGAGGTTCCGACAAGAACAATAGCAG GAAACTTGCTGCTTACATGACTGTAGCAAGAACACATTTAGGTATAAAACCTGCTCCAATTATGGCTGGATTCTCATCCAAGGGTCCCAGTGCAGTGCAGCCATTGATACTTAAG CCAGACGTAACTGCCCCTGGTGTGAACATATTGGCGGCTTATTCACTAGCCGCAAGTCCATCAAATCTACCATCAGATAGACGCCGTATTCCTTTCAATATGCAACAGGGAACTTCTATGTCAGGCCCTCATGTTGCTGGTATCGCAGGTCTTCTCAAAACACTTCATCCTGATTGGAGTCCAGCAGCTATTAAATCAGCCATTATGACTACTG CTACCACACTAGATAACAACAACCTACCGATTCGGGATGCATTTGATCAGATAGCAAGTCCGTTTGATTATGGCTCCGGACATATTCAACCTAACCATGCAATGGACCCTGGACTTGTATATGACATGAGAACAAGGGATTACTTGAACTTCATATGCGCTCATGATCACAGCCAAACTTTTCTCAGATACTTTAACAGCATCTCGTACAATTGCCCAGAGTCCTACAACATTGAAAATCTTAACTATCCTTCTATCACGGTAGCAAATCGAGGGATGAACCCTATAAATGTTACTCGGACAGTTACCAATGTGGGGACTCCAACAAGCACATATGTTGTGAGAGCTAACATAACTGAAGGATTTAAGGTTCTTGTTGAACCAAGTTCATTGTCTTTTAAGACTATTGGAGAAAAGAAGACATTTCGGGTTATTCTTCAGGCAATGAGTTGGCCCAGTAACGGTTTTCCAGTATTTGGGAACTTGTCTTGGACAGATGGAAATCACACAGTAACCAGTCCTATTGTAGTTCTTTAA
- the LOC108336412 gene encoding MDIS1-interacting receptor like kinase 2, giving the protein MSTSNMVFTVLSVALCSLLGLHFFTIFSSAATIDENQVREAGALLEWKASLDNQSQASLSSWTEGVNHCKWKEIICDKSNSVTTINVANHGLKGTLHTLNFSSFPNLLTLDVSNNSFSDTIPQQIANLSRVSELIMNKNNFSGPIPISMTKLANLKILNLKYNNISGPLPEEIAELRNLESLLFESNHLSGTIPPTIGRMANLVELNLQLNSINGTIHPSIRNLTNLKFLRLQQNILYGPIPHFIGEMTNLHALEIDQNRFTGQIPPNIGNLTKMVNLSLAANMLFGPIPPSLGNLVNLKALELSRNNLSGVVPPSMGNLTNPIYLVLHTNKLEGRLPPGMNNFTNLISLQLAGNSFTGPLPQQICLGGSLTSLSAEGNNFTGPVPKSLKNCSSLMRLKLEGNRLSGNISDDFGVYPLLNYIDLSGNNFYGDISPNWAKCPSLSSLIMSNNNLTGSIPPELSRAPRLADLNLSSNHLTGRIPKELGKLTSLLKLSVSNNELSGSIPTEIGALSNLDTLELSANNLDGAIPKQLAELFKLIRLNLSNNRLTESIPLELGRLQSLESLDLSVNLLNGEIPSSLASMQSLETLNLSHNNLSGGIPSNFKDGLAKIDISNNQLEGPIPNSRAFRNVSFDALKGNKGLCGNVHGLVPCNSRIGKVKRNVTMLALVLTLGALLLVVLVVVVLFCIRYRRTITEGKKEDAKEEETQEHYAIWSYDGKLVYENIIEATENFDDRYLIGVGGSASVYRAKLPTGQTVAVKKIHAAPDEETPDLKAFMTEVKALAEIKHRNIVKSLGYCLHPRFSFLVYEFLEGGSLDRVLMDDVRATTFDWNMRVKVVKGVANALYHMHHGCFPPIIHRDISSKNVLIDSEYEAKISDFGTAKILNPDSRNLTAFAGTYGYAAPELAYTMEVNEKCDVFSFGVLCFEIMMGKHPGDLIPSLFPSSETTSAYNLLLKDMLDQRLALPENPVDEEVILIAKVTFACLSETPRFRPSMEQVYNDFVMPKSSSLNSLSIVTLAQLVNN; this is encoded by the exons TGAGTGGAAAGCTAGCCTTGACAACCAAAGCCAAGCTTCTCTGTCTTCATGGACTGAAGGTGTGAATCATTGCAAGTGGAAAGAAATCATTTGTGACAAATCCAACTCTGTCACCACTATAAATGTAGCAAATCATGGCCTAAAAGGTACTCTTCACACTCTCAACTTCTCATCTTTTCCAAACCTGCTAACTCTGGATGTCAGTAACAACAGTTTCAGTGATACTATTCCTCAACAAATTGCTAACCTGTCCAGAGTTTCTGAGTTGATaatgaataaaaacaattttagtGGTCCAATCCCCATTTCCATGACCAAGTTGGCCAACTTGAAGATTCTAAACTTGAAATACAATAACATTTCTGGCCCTCTTCCTGAAGAGATTGCAGAATTGAGGAACTTAGAGAGTCTGTTATTTGAATCAAATCACCTTTCTGGTACCATTCCTCCAACAATTGGAAGGATGGCCAACCTTGTCGAACTTAATCTGCAACTCAACTCTATCAATGGTACAATCCACCCTTCAATTAGAAACTtgacaaatttaaaattccTCAGGCTCCAACAAAATATACTCTATGGCCCCATTCCACATTTCATAGGAGAGATGACCAATTTGCATGCTCTTGAAATCGATCAAAATAGATTTACAGGACAAATTCCTCCCAATATTGGAAACTTGACAAAGATGGTCAATTTGTCCTTGGCCGCTAACATGCTTTTTGGACCAATTCCTCCCTCCCTGGGAAACTTGGTCAATCTAAAGGCCTTAGAACTTTCCAGGAACAATCTTTCCGGAGTTGTTCCTCCCAGCATGGGAAATTTGACAAACCCCATCTATTTAGTTTTGCATACCAACAAACTTGAAGGCCGATTACCACCAGGAATGAATAACTTCACCAATTTAATAAGCTTACAACTAGCTGGAAATAGTTTCACTGGCCCTCTGCCCCAACAAATTTGCCTTGGTGGGTCACTAACGTCTCTCAGTGCTGAAGGTAATAATTTCACGGGTCCAGTTCCAAAAAGCCTGAAAAATTGCTCCAGTCTTATGAGACTCAAACTAGAAGGAAACCGGTTGAGTGGAAATATATCAgatgattttggtgtttatcCATTGTTGAATTACATTGATCTGAGTGGGAATAATTTTTACGGCGACATTTCTCCAAATTGGGCAAAGTGTCCTAGTCTCTCAAGCCTTATAATGTCCAACAACAACTTAACCGGTAGTATACCACCAGAACTCAGCCGGGCACCCAGGTTAGCAGATCTTAACTTGTCTTCAAATCATTTAACTGGGAGAATTCCAAAAGAACTCGGGAAGCTGACATCTTTATTGAAGCTATCAGTAAGCAACAATGAACTTTCTGGCTCTATTCCTACAGAAATAGGTGCTTTGTCGAACCTTGACACTCTGGAGCTTTCGGCAAATAATTTAGATGGTGCAATTCCAAAACAGTTGGCAGAGTTATTCAAGTTGATTCGCTTGAACTTGAGCAACAACAGATTGACAGAAAGCATTCCCTTGGAATTGGGTCGTTTGCAATCTCTTGAAAGCCTTGATCTTAGTGTCAATTTGTTAAATGGAGAAATACCATCTTCACTTGCAAGTATGCAAAGTTTGGAAACGCTAAATCTCTCTCACAACAATCTCTCTGGAGGCATTCCATCTAATTTTAAGGATGGCTTGGCAAAGATTGACATATCTAACAACCAATTGGAGGGTCCAATTCCTAACAGTCGGGCCTTTCGCAATGTTTCATTTGATGCATTGAAAGGTAATAAAGGCTTGTGTGGAAATGTCCACGGTTTGGTGCCTTGCAACAGTCGTATTGGTAAAGTGAAAAGAAATGTCACCATGTTGGCATTAGTCCTTACTTTGGGTGCTCTACTTCTGGTAGTACTCGTGGTTGTAGTTTTGTTTTGTATTCGCTACAGAAGAACAATAACAGAAGGCAAAAAGGAGGAtgctaaagaagaagaaactcaGGAACATTATGCCATATGGAGTTATGATGGAAAATTAGTGTATGAAAATATCATTGAAGCCACAGAGAATTTTGATGACAGATATCTTATTGGAGTAGGAGGGTCTGCATCTGTTTATAGGGCTAAATTACCCACAGGACAGACTGTTGCTGTGAAAAAGATTCATGCTGCACCCGATGAAGAAACACCGGATTTAAAAGCTTTTATGACTGAGGTTAAAGCCTTGGCAGAAATCAAGCATCGTAACATTGTGAAGTCACTTGGATATTGTTTACATCCACGTTTCTCCTTTTTGGTTTATGAGTTCCTAGAGGGTGGTAGTTTGGATAGAGTACTCATGGATGATGTACGTGCAACAACGTTTGATTGGAACATGAGGGTAAAGGTTGTTAAAGGTGTCGCTAATGCTTTGTATCATATGCATCATGGTTGCTTTCCTCCTATCATTCATCGAGACATATCAAGCAAGAATGTTCTTATAGATTCGGAATACGAAGCAAAAATTTCTGACTTTGGAACAGCTAAAATTCTGAATCCTGATTCACGCAATTTAACAGCTTTTGCAGGCACATATGGGTATGCTGCACCAG AGCTTGCTTATACAATGGAAGTGAATGAAAAATGTGATGTGTTCAGTTTTGGAGTGCTTTGCTTTGAAATAATGATGGGAAAGCACCCAGGAGATCTCATTCCATCGTTGTTTCCATCTTCTGAAACAACATCAGCGTATAATTTGCTGTTGAAGGATATGTTGGACCAAAGACTAGCCCTTCCAGAGAATCCAGTTGATGAGGAGGTGATTTTGATTGCCAAAGTAACATTTGCTTGCTTAAGTGAAACTCCACGTTTTCGTCCAAGCATGGAACAAGTGTATAACGATTTTGTGATGCCAAAATCATCTTCGCTCAATTCACTCTCCATCGTCACACTTGCTCAACTTGTCAATAACTGA